TGACGGCGACCCGCAGGGCCGGGGCGCAGCACCTCGACGCCGCGTACTACGACACCGACGACCTGCGGCTGCTGCGCCGCGGCGTCACCTTGCGCCGGCGTACCGGCGGGCCCGACGCGGGCTGGCACCTCAAGCTGCCGGAGGGCGGCCCGGACACCCGCCGGGAGGTGCAGGTGCCGCTGGACGCGGCCGGGGACGCCGCGGTCCCGGCCGAACTGCTGCGGCACATTGCGGCGTTGACCCGCGGCGCCGGGATCCGGAAGGTCGCGCACCTGCGGACCCGCCGCTCGGAGCTGCTGCTGTGCGGCGCCGGCGGGCACACCCTCGCCCGGGTCACCGAGGACGAGGTGGCCGCGCAGGTCCTCGACGCCGGGCGGATCGCCGGGCCGGACCGCGGCGGCGCAGCCCCGGGCACCGGGCGCGAGGGCGGCGGGACCCGCACCGAGGTCTGCGCGTGGACCGAGTTCGAGGTCGAGCTGGAGCACGGCGAGCCGCCGCTGCTGGAGCGCCTGGAGGACGCCTTCGCCGAGGCCGACGCCGTCCGCTCCCGCTGGCCCTCGAAGCTCGCCCGCCTGCTGGGCACCCGGCCGGCGGTCGGGTCGACGGACGGGCGGGCGGCCCGGCGGACAGCCGGTGCGCTGGTCACCGGCGCGCTCCGGACCGAGTTCGACGAGCTGGTGCGGCTGGACGCGGCCGTGCGGGAGGGCCAGGAGGACGCGGTGCACCGCATGCGGGTCCGGGCCCGGCGCCTGCGGAGCCTGCTCAAGGCGCACCGGAAGCTGTTCGAGCCCGGGCCCGCCGAGGCGCTCGCGACCGAGCTGCGGTGGCTCGGCCGGCTCCTGGGCCGCGCCCGCGACCCGGAGGCGCTCGGCGAGGTGCTGGTCGCCGAGCTCGACGCGCTGCCCGCCGAGCTGGACCGCGCCGCCCTGCGCGGGCGGCTCACCGAACGCTGCGCGCACGCCTACCGGCACGCCTGGCAACAGGTGGTCGCCGAGCTCGACGGCGACCGCTACTTCGCCCTGCTGGACGCCCTCGACGCCTTCGTCGACGACCCGCCGCTGCGCCGGAGGGCCGGCCGGAAGGCCCGCGGCTACCTGTCGGACGTGCTCCGGCACGAGCAGCGGCGGACGGCGCGGCGGCTGCGCCGGGCCCTGCGCACCCGCCCGGGGCCGCGACGGGACCGGGCCCTGCACAGCGCGCGGAAGGCCGCCAAGCGGTCCCGCTACGCGGCCGAGCAGGCGGGGCCGTACCTCCGCGGTCGCGCGGCGAAGCGGACGGCGGCGTTCGCCGCCCGGTCGAAGAAGCTGCAGAAGGCGCTGGGCACGCACCAGGACAGCGTGGTGGCGCGCCGGGAGCTGGCCGCGGTCGACCGGTGGGCGGTCGGCGACCGCCAGGCCTTCCTCTGCGGCGTGCTGCACGAGCGCCTGGCCGCCACCGCCGCGGACGTGCAACGCGGACTGCCACGTCTGGGCCGCCGCGCCGGCCGGGGCCGCCTGACCCGCCTGCGCTGACCCCCGCCGCCCCCACGACACTCACCTCACCGCCCTCCCCTGCCCGCCGGCACGCCCACGGAGCCCGTCGGCCTACCCCGTATGCCCCGTCGGCACCCGGTCATGCCTTCGGTCCTGCCGTCACGCCCGCCGACGCCCGCCTCACCTGGCCGTGAGATTCGCAGATTCGCTCAACTGTCATCGGGCGAAGGCGACTTGGCGCTTCGCGCAGCAGCTCCGCGGTCGGGCGGATACTCGCCGCACGCGGAGCTGAGGTAGCCTCGCCCGGGGTCATCCGGCGGTGGCCACGGCAGAAGGATCGGTTGCCCGGCCTGACGGCGGGCGTGCTGGGAGGCGGAGCGTTCGATGGCTGGCTCGAGGACGTCGCGGGACCTGCACCCGGGTGCGGAGGCCGATCGGGCGGAGATCGGCGAGACCGAACTGCGGCTGCTGCTCGCGGGTCTCACCGCGGTGCGCGACGGTGACTTCAGCACCGAGTTGGCAGGTGACGCGGACGGGCTGCTGGGCGAGATCGCCACCGTGTTCAACGGCATGGTGGACCAGCTGTCGCGTTTCACGTCCGAAGTCACCCGGGTCGCCCGCGAGGTGGGCACGGAGGGGCAGTTGGGCGGCCAGGCCGTGGTGCCCGGGGTGTCCGGCTCCTGGGAGGACCTGACCGACTCGGTCAACGCGATGGCGGGCAACCTCACCACCCAGGTGCGCGACATCGCCCAGGTGGCGACCGCGGTGGCGAAGGGCGACCTGTCGCAGAAGATCACCGTCGATGCCCGGGGCGAGATCCTGGAGCTGAAGAACACCGTCAACACCATGGTGGACCAGCTGAGTTCGTTCGCCGGCGAGGTCACCCGAGTGGCCCGCGAGGTCGGCACCGAGGGCATCCTCGGCGGCCAGGCGGACGTG
The DNA window shown above is from Streptomyces sp. TLI_171 and carries:
- a CDS encoding CYTH and CHAD domain-containing protein translates to MGVHVETERKYEGAALPRRLDRVPGVTATRRAGAQHLDAAYYDTDDLRLLRRGVTLRRRTGGPDAGWHLKLPEGGPDTRREVQVPLDAAGDAAVPAELLRHIAALTRGAGIRKVAHLRTRRSELLLCGAGGHTLARVTEDEVAAQVLDAGRIAGPDRGGAAPGTGREGGGTRTEVCAWTEFEVELEHGEPPLLERLEDAFAEADAVRSRWPSKLARLLGTRPAVGSTDGRAARRTAGALVTGALRTEFDELVRLDAAVREGQEDAVHRMRVRARRLRSLLKAHRKLFEPGPAEALATELRWLGRLLGRARDPEALGEVLVAELDALPAELDRAALRGRLTERCAHAYRHAWQQVVAELDGDRYFALLDALDAFVDDPPLRRRAGRKARGYLSDVLRHEQRRTARRLRRALRTRPGPRRDRALHSARKAAKRSRYAAEQAGPYLRGRAAKRTAAFAARSKKLQKALGTHQDSVVARRELAAVDRWAVGDRQAFLCGVLHERLAATAADVQRGLPRLGRRAGRGRLTRLR